A window from Sceloporus undulatus isolate JIND9_A2432 ecotype Alabama chromosome 8, SceUnd_v1.1, whole genome shotgun sequence encodes these proteins:
- the SIAH1 gene encoding E3 ubiquitin-protein ligase SIAH1 isoform X2 has product MTGKSAFSFLYAWKGVLDTCLPGNKASKRKEMSRQTATALPTGTSKCTPSQRVPALTGTTASNNDLASLFECPVCFDYVLPPILQCQSGHLVCSNCRPKLTCCPTCRGPLGSIRNLAMEKVANSVLFPCKYASSGCEITLPHTEKADHEELCEFRPYSCPCPGASCKWQGSLDAVMPHLMHQHKSITTLQGEDIVFLATDINLPGAVDWVMMQSCFGFHFMLVLEKQEKYDGHQQFFAIVQLIGTRKQAENFAYRLELNGHRRRLTWEATPRSIHEGIATAIMNSDCLVFDTSIAQLFAENGNLGINVTISMC; this is encoded by the exons ATGACGGGGAAATCCGCCTTCAGTTTTTTATACGCGTGGAAAGGAGTCCTCGATACATGTCTGCCAGGGAATAAAGCCAGCAAAAGAAAAG aaatgagTCGCCAGACTGCTACAGCACTTCCTACAGGTACCTCCAAGTGTACACCATCCCAGAGGGTGCCTGCATTGACTGGCACAACTGCTTCCAACAATGACTTGGCCAGTCTCTTTGAGTGTCCAGTCTGTTTTGACTATGTACTACCACCGATTCTGCAATGCCAAAGTGGCCATCTTGTCTGTAGCAACTGTCGTCCCAAGCTCACATGCTGTCCGACTTGCCGAGGCCCACTTGGTTCCATTCGTAATTTGGCTATGGAAAAAGTTGCCAACTCTGTACTCTTTCCTTGCAAATATGCCTCCTCTGGCTGTGAGATAACTTTGCCCCACACCGAAAAAGCAGACCATGAAGAGCTGTGTGAATTTAGGCCTTATTCATGTCCATGTCCTGGTGCTTCTTGTAAATGGCAAGGTTCTCTGGATGCTGTCATGCCCCATCTCATGCATCAACATAAATCGATAACAACACTACAAGGAGAAGATATAGTTTTCCTAGCTACAGACATTAATCTTCCAGGGGCTGTGGACTGGGTCATGATGCAGTCTTGCTTTGGTTTTCACTTCATGTTAGTACTGGAGAAACAGGAGAAATATGATGGTCACCAGCAGTTCTTTGCTATTGTACAGCTGATAGGAACACGGAAGCAAGCTGAAAACTTTGCTTACCGCCTTGAGCTAAACGGTCATAGGCGGAGATTGACTTGGGAAGCAACGCCTCGATCGATCCATGAGGGGATTGCAACTGCTATTATGAATAGTGACTGTCTAGTCTTTGACACCAGCATTGCACAGCTTTTTGCAGAGAATGGCAATTTAGGAATTAATGTGACAATTTCAATGTGTTGA
- the SIAH1 gene encoding E3 ubiquitin-protein ligase SIAH1 isoform X1: protein MSRQTATALPTGTSKCTPSQRVPALTGTTASNNDLASLFECPVCFDYVLPPILQCQSGHLVCSNCRPKLTCCPTCRGPLGSIRNLAMEKVANSVLFPCKYASSGCEITLPHTEKADHEELCEFRPYSCPCPGASCKWQGSLDAVMPHLMHQHKSITTLQGEDIVFLATDINLPGAVDWVMMQSCFGFHFMLVLEKQEKYDGHQQFFAIVQLIGTRKQAENFAYRLELNGHRRRLTWEATPRSIHEGIATAIMNSDCLVFDTSIAQLFAENGNLGINVTISMC from the coding sequence atgagTCGCCAGACTGCTACAGCACTTCCTACAGGTACCTCCAAGTGTACACCATCCCAGAGGGTGCCTGCATTGACTGGCACAACTGCTTCCAACAATGACTTGGCCAGTCTCTTTGAGTGTCCAGTCTGTTTTGACTATGTACTACCACCGATTCTGCAATGCCAAAGTGGCCATCTTGTCTGTAGCAACTGTCGTCCCAAGCTCACATGCTGTCCGACTTGCCGAGGCCCACTTGGTTCCATTCGTAATTTGGCTATGGAAAAAGTTGCCAACTCTGTACTCTTTCCTTGCAAATATGCCTCCTCTGGCTGTGAGATAACTTTGCCCCACACCGAAAAAGCAGACCATGAAGAGCTGTGTGAATTTAGGCCTTATTCATGTCCATGTCCTGGTGCTTCTTGTAAATGGCAAGGTTCTCTGGATGCTGTCATGCCCCATCTCATGCATCAACATAAATCGATAACAACACTACAAGGAGAAGATATAGTTTTCCTAGCTACAGACATTAATCTTCCAGGGGCTGTGGACTGGGTCATGATGCAGTCTTGCTTTGGTTTTCACTTCATGTTAGTACTGGAGAAACAGGAGAAATATGATGGTCACCAGCAGTTCTTTGCTATTGTACAGCTGATAGGAACACGGAAGCAAGCTGAAAACTTTGCTTACCGCCTTGAGCTAAACGGTCATAGGCGGAGATTGACTTGGGAAGCAACGCCTCGATCGATCCATGAGGGGATTGCAACTGCTATTATGAATAGTGACTGTCTAGTCTTTGACACCAGCATTGCACAGCTTTTTGCAGAGAATGGCAATTTAGGAATTAATGTGACAATTTCAATGTGTTGA